One Fibrobacter sp. UWT2 genomic window, GATTGCGGTGGGTATGACCTTCCCGTTCATTGCGGCGGGTTTGATGCGCAAGAGCGGTGCCGAAGTTTCGCTCCCGATGCTTTACTTTACGAACAGTTTGGGCTCTGCCATCGGTATTCTGGCGACCAGTTACTTGCTGATTCCTGAAATCGGTAACCATGCTACCTTGTGTGTGGCGGCTTCTATCAACTTCTTGCTGGCGGCAGTATTCAGCTTTATCGGCGTGACGACATCGCCGGTGGCGCCTAAAGATGAAGATGCACCTGAAGTTCATGACGAAGACTACGTGGCCGAACATAAGCTTGCCATGCCGCCGAAGAACACTTGGTTCTGGATTGCGGCGATTACGGGCCTTACTTCGTTTGTCTATGAAATCGTCTGGATTCGTTTGCTGTCGCTGTTGCTGGGTTCTTCGAGCCATAGCTTTGACCAGATGCTTTCGGCCTTTATCTTGGGGCTTGCGCTGGGTTCTGCGGTAAGCGGCAAACTGCTTAAGAAAGATAGCTTGATTGTGCTTTCGATGGCGCAGATTTTCATGGCGTTCTTCGCGCTTTGCACGCTGTACTTCCATCAGCCTTTCTGGGGCATGATGAACGAGGCGAACCAGATTTTCAATCCGACGTCTGATGGTTACGTTTGCTGGAGCCTGTTCAAGTATGCGCTTTCGATGCTGTGGATGATTCCTACGAGTTTCTTTGCGGGCATGACGCTCCCGCTGATTACGTTGATTTTGACTCGCGCCTTCAAGAGCGAAGCCCCGATTGGCAAGGTCTACGGCTGGAATACGCTGGGCTCTATCATCGGTTCTGCAGGCGGTGGCCTTGTGCTGTTGCCGCTCTTGCAGCTCAAGGGCGCTCTTGTGACGGCTGCGTTGCTTGACTTTGCAATTGGCTTCTTGCTGCTGGTGATTTACCGCAAGCGCTTCCGCTACAGTGTGATGTTCTATATCATGGTGTGCGTGATGATTATGCCGGCGCTCTTTATAAAGTTCGATCCGTCGCTTATTACTTCGGGCGTGTTCCGCAGCTACAAAAATATGCATCCGAATGAAAAGATTCAGGTGATTGACGGAAAGACGGCAACCATCAGCTTCCACGAATCGCCGGTGCATTACTACGTGAAGACGAACGGTAAGGCCGACGCGAGCATGAGCAAGAACCGTGAGGCTCCAATCTCAAGTGATGAACTGACGCAGGCCGCAACAGCCTTCATGCCGATGGCTGTAAAGACGGAGCCGTACGACGCTGCAATGGTTGGCTTCGGTAGCGGCATGGGTGCCCATTATTTGCTCGCCGACCCTCTGCTTAAGGATTTCGATTGTGTAGAAATTGAGCAGGCGATGATGGATTTGGCGAAGGGATTCTACCCGTGGAATTACCGCGGCTACGATGACCCGCGCATTCACATCTTTATTGACGATGCGACGACGTTCTTCCATACGAACCGTCGCAAGTACGATATGATTATCAGCGTGCCCTCTAACCCGTGGGTGAGCGGTGTGGCTGGGCTTTTTGCTCATGAGTTCTACGCCAAGATGCGCCGTTACATGCGACCGGGCGCCCTTTGGGTGCAGTGGATTCAGACTTATGAATTTAACGACCTGATGTTCCTGAATATTCTGAAGGCGCTTGATACGGTATTCCCGTACGTTAGTTTGTATAAATCCACCGATGAGCCCGACATCATCATGATTGCAAGTGATGAACCGGTGATTCAGAAAGGCATCGGGCGTTTCTCTACCGATACGGCATTAGTGGCTGAATTCAACCGCATTCACCGCGATCCGGAATTCTTTGGCGAAAGAAACTTCCTCTTCACCAATAAGATGGTCAAGTCTCTGCTTGAAGGCGTGAAACCGAACAGTTTGTTTATTCCGATGGTTGACAACAAGGCCGAAGAAGCCCGCTTCGTTCATTCCGAAGCACACATCGTGAACGTGTTCGATAGCTGTGAAGTTTGCTGGCAACAGTACCTGGACCCCGAAGACTATGCCTTGCGTCGCCCTGCCCGCGTGAAGGCGATGCTTGCCGAACCGAAGGATGAATTCAAGAAGACGGCGGTGCTCTCTTACATGCAGGAACTTGAAACGGCTGCGGCCAAGGATTCGTTCTCTCGCGTACTTGTCAAAGTCGATACGATTGTCCAGGGCGACAGCGTTATCTTGGATAGTATCGTGTCTGAAAATCCGCGCCTGATTGAACTTGAAACGACTGTGGGTTACCAGAAGTTCCGCGAAAACTTTGTGGAATGGATTCGTAAAATCCCGATGGAAGCCCGCGATTCCGATGAGGTTTATCTGAAGGCGTTGGATCTTGTCGCCAAGAATGCATTCCCGCGCAGCTTTGCCGATGAATTCAATATTCTGGAAGCCGCCCGCGAAGGTGTTTACAAGCAGGCAGCGCTCCTGATTGCGGACTTCTTCGATCGTTACGAGATTAACGAGATGGGAGACATCTTCTTGCGCGACTGCATCGTCATTTCGCTTCTTGCGGGTGAACCTGAACTCGCCGATGTCATCTACAAGAATGCCATCCAGAAGAATGAAGACTTCTTCGCGGTTGAAAAGCGCCTGATTGAACGCGAAATCCAGCGCGCCCGCGGCATTAAGCAGAAGAAATAGCGTTTTTTGTAAACGAACGTAAACTTTTTGCTTGAAAAACCTCCTTCTAGAACGTATCTTTGTGAAGAAAAGTTTACTAGAAGGTGGAAAACATGAAAAAATGTATCGCTTTAGCGACTCTAGTTCTTGCAACCGCTACGTTTGCAATGAACTTTACAGGCAATGTCTATTTGGAAGCGTCACCCCGTAAGGCAGAAAGCATCTACCTTTCGGTGGGTTGTACGGCGAAAAACGACAGTGGAGTCGTCAGGAGTATCGGCACAAAAGATATCGAAGTTACGGCGAAGGACCAATTCAACTGGTTCAAGGTGCCGGTCAAGACGCTCCTCCAGGGCGACACGATTGCTCCGTTCTGTTTTTACAGGAGCCTCCCCGATAGCGTGAGGACGAAGGTCTATGACGAAGATAGTGTCTTGACGGGTTACGTTTACGTCAAGTCCTATAAGTCCACGAAGACTTTTACGGCAAATGATTTTAAGAATCAGGATGACTTGTACATTAACTTTAGTAGCAGCTTGTTGTATTACGAAGATGTAACGCCTCCCAAGATTTTCTACAAATCGAATTGGGGTCAAGACTACGTTATTGTTGGTGGTTCCGCTGTCAAGATTCAAAAGAAAAGGGTCGACGGTTGGAGCATTGTTCAAGACGAATTGAAAACTAGGATTGTCAGAAGAAACATAAAGATTGATTCTGTCCAAAAAATGCAGTATAAGGTTACAACACACTGCCTGGATGATGGGGACGGCAACTGCGTTTTTGACGAAGAAACGGGCTCCTCTGTCATGGTCCGCGATACGGTGGATTCTAGCAAGGTGTGGGTACATATCTATGATACGCTTGCCGTTGATACGCTTTATAATTTGTTTAATGATAAAATCGCCTTTACCGACGTGAATTCGACATGCACGGGTCATTTCACCTATCTTGAATATTTTAACGTGAACACGGCGTTCTCGAATGATTTTTATTGCGCCAACACCACCTTGTACGGCATTGATGTTTCTACGATCAAGGATTCGGTCTACATCTTTGAAGACCCCAAAAAGGAACACTCGACTTTGATTCGGTTTAAGACTCCGGAGCCTATTTACAAGCTGCATGTCTTGCCGCCGCAGGTTGCTGACTGGTTCGGCGAAATTCCTGCGCTTGGCAATGGAGATTCCGAAGCAAAAACCGCGATGAAGGTCAACGAGGATCATTGCGGTTGGTATTCGACGCTGTTCTTTGAAGAAGCGCTTCCCACCAAGGCTACCTTCTCTGGAAAGGAGAACGCTTCGATGCAATTTGCCGCGAATACGAACATTGATTCCCTGTATAAAAAATTGAATACCACAGAACTTTACTACGTGGCTAATGACCCGACCAAAACTTATTGGTATGCTAAGTATCCTGGACTGGATGGCATTTGCGAAGTTCATTTGCGCGGTATCGTTTATGATACCGATGCAAGCCTTCATCCGGCATTCTCTTGTTATTCTCCGGGAGGCGAAGGTTGCCAGATGGGTGCGCAGGAAGTTTCCCGCACGGCGGCTGTAGAGGCAATAAACGCATGTATCGGTGTCACGCCGGGGATTGTGGAACCCTTGCTTGGTCCGGACAACAAGCCGGTGCTCTCTAAAACCGGTGAAAAGTGCTTTATCAATTCAGACCTGTTCGACCAGCTTTTCAATTCGACCGAAGAGGTGAACGAAACGTCTTGCTCGACTATCCCGTTTACGCTTAACAGCTACGGCAAGTGGGAATTCTCGTCGGACTACTACATTTCTCCGGGTACCAACGTGATGGGTGGCTTCTACTCCGCAGAAGGCAAGGTTGACGATGACATTGTGGTCGGAACGCCGCTCGCTAAAGCCAGAACGAAACGTGAGGCGGAAGGCCCCGTGTTTATCGGTCCGAAACTTCGCGAACTGGATTCTACAGAAAACGTGATGAAGATGAATGTCCTTTGCAAAGGCATTGGTTGGAACAAGGGTATTGACTGTAGCGGTCTCTTTGCCGATGGCGAAGATATTGTTGATCCTGCAGCAGCGTATTTCGGTATAACGTCTTCGAGCAGTTACTTCTGCGTATGGGGCTGGTCTTGCCCCGACCAGGCTCCAGATGGCTGGGCCTTCTTCAAGGATGGCACGGAAACCTATTCTGCGCCCGGTTCGGGTAGTCCTCGCTGGACATCGCAGACAAATGGCCGTAACCAGCATTTCTGCTTTGAAAGCCATGCCAAGTTTACCTACAAGAAGGGCCAACGCTTTGGTGTTCGTGGCGATGATGACATCTGGATCTTTATCGGTGGAAGGCTTGCGATTGACTTGGGTGGTTCGCACATGGCGGCTCCCGGTTACGCAGACTTGTCTCGCCTGACGGATAAGAATGGCGATGCGCTTGTTGTCGGAAAGACCTACGATATCGATATCTTCTTCTGTGACCGTCGCACAACCATGAGCAATATGAATTTCTTCAGCAATATCTATCTGGACCAGTCCGAATCGATCGATCAGATGAAGCCGTGCAACGTGGATGTTGAACATATCTTCGATGACGATTCGCTCACTCCGGGACGCACCGTTATTCAGCCCGATATTGCGCTTCCGGCCCAGATGCGCGTTGCCGTTGAAGGCCGTGTTGCCTCCGTCTCTGGTGTAAAGCCCGGTTCGGAAGTGACCTTGATGGACATGCAGGGCCGCGTGATCGGCCGCTACCATGCATCGTCTGCGAACGTGAAAATCGAAATCCGCAATGCAGGCCGCTATATCCTGAAGACGGCCTCGGGCCTTCAGGCGGTCAGCGTCCGCTAAATAGGCAAATGACGGAAATAAAAAACGGAGCTTTTTCAGCTCCGTTTTTCTTTTATAAGTAGAAAGAATTAGAACATGAAGTTTATACCGAGAGTGGTATAGAACGTGTTCAGCGAAGAATCGTAGAAGATTTCTTCGGCCACCAGAGTCTTGTTCAAGAGGCTGGTGAAGCACTGCACGACGCGAACGTCGACGCTGACCCAGCGAGTGAGCATATAACCGATGTCGAGGGCGCCGCCCACTTCCATACCGGAGGTAGCGACCGTATTTTCGCGCGTACCGCCGCTGGTCTTGAATTCAGACGAACCGTTCAGCTTGAGGCCCATGTTGATACCCAGGCCGACGTAGAAGTCGTAGTCTTCGAAAGTGTAGCGGAAGATAATCGGGATTTCGAACATCATGATATCGATGCTGGCTTCGTTCGTGTAGGCATCCATATCCTGTTCGTAGGAGTAATGTCTGTAGTTGAAGGTGAGTTCCGGAACAAGACTCAGGTTCTTGATCATGAAGTTCATCTTCAGCAGCAAGCCGCCGCCGCCCTGGAAGCCCATCTTCCAGCCGTCGGAGTTCTTGCCAAAGAAGGTGTTGATACCGCCCTGGGCGCGGATACCCAGCAACACGGCGCGCTGGAAACCTTCGTTACGCATGCGGTTGATTTCGGATTTCTTGGTGGTCTCAGCCTTGTAACGAGCGTAGGCGCTGGCGTATTCTTCGTCGTTTGCAAATTCGCTGTCGGTTGAACCGTCGTAAGACCCTTCTTCGCCAGAGGTACTTTGGGCGGAGGGGGCGGTGGCCCAGCCTTCATCATCATCATCTTGAGCCATGGCGGGCACGGAAAATGCCAAAGCCATGGCGACTGCTACACTCAATCTCTTTAAATCCATAGTCTAATTATAATAAAAGAGCACGTAAATCCCGCCTATAAAATAATTTAAGCGGGTAAAAATGGTGCTGAAAATTTTTTTTACTTAGCTGAGACGTAACGGAAATTCCCGAAAATTATTAGAGCAGGAATGTGGCGCCCAAAGTAATGTGCATTGTGTAAAGTTTTGAATGCATTAGAGTGGATTCGGCGATCAAATCCAGATCCAGCAGGTTGGTCAAGTTCTGCACGGCGCGGAGGTCCAGCACCAGCCAGCGGTTGACGACATAGCCGATATCGAAGAGCCCGCCGATTTCGACACCGACGGTAGGGACGGTGTTGGGGCGCTTGTCCTTGGAGGTCTCGCCTTCGAATTCAATGGTCTGCTTGAATTCGGAGTCTCCGCTCATCTTGAGTCCGAGGTTGACGCCAAGGCCAATAAAGAAGCCGTCTTCATCAAAGATGAACTGGCCCATGACCGGGATTTCAAAAAGGGATTCGTTGATGCTCGCTTCGTTCTTGCCGTAGTCGGACTTGCCCTCGTAGCTGTAAAGGCGGTAGGTGAAGTCCAGTTCGGTGGCGACGGCGAAGGATCTGCCCAAGGGGAGCCTTGCCATAAGGCCGCCGCCAAATTCGGGGCCCAGGTTCCAGTCGCTTGCGTGTTTACCGAAGCTCTTGCTTACGCCGGCGGCGGCGCGAATACCGAATTGCACGCCCTTCGAGAAGCCTTCCTTGCGGGCGCGGTATTCGGCGGCGTTCTCCTGAATGTAGTGGGGAGTGTCTTCGTCTTCTTCGTCGATGTTCGTGGTTGCGACTTCCGGAGCGTCTTCGCTTTCGGTGCTGTCTGCAGAGGCCTGTTCTGTGGAGTCGGGCCAGGGTTCTTCTGCGGAGCTATTCTCTGCGGAACCGTTCTCGTCGGAACTGTTGTCGCCGTAAGAATAGCTGGCGCTTTCTTCGCCTTGTTCAGCCTGATCGGCGGATACGAAACCGCAGCCGTCGCCTACGCAGTTCGGGTCGGGCACTTCGCCGGAGCCTTCAAAGTCCCCTTGCGCAAAGGCGCTGGAGACAGCGAAGGTGCTGGCCAGGAGAATAACTGCTAAACGATTGGACAACGAAAAAGTTTTCATATTTCTAATTATAATAAAATTTATTGGGCGTTCTCAATATTCTAAATTTGAACCATGCCGATTCTTTCTGCCCAAAATCTCCTTTTACGCATCGGGGCAAATGCTCCCTTGCTTGACAACGTAAGCTTTGATATCGAAGCGGGTGACCGGATTTGCCTGGTGGGCCGTAACGGTTGTGGCAAGAGTACGCTTCTGAAGGTGCTTTCTGGAGATGCCGAAGTGCAGGCTGGGGAGATTGTCAAAAAGACCGGTCTCAAGATTTCCCGCATGATTCAGGAAATTCCGGCCCACATCGAGGGTACGGTGCGTGATGTGGTCATGGCGGGGGTGATGCAGGATGGTACCCACGATACCCATGCCGAAGCGATTTTGGGAAAGACGGGAATAGATCCCGAGGCTCTTTACGACAGTTTGAGCGGTGGTCAAAAACGCCGCACGCTTTTTGCGCAGGCTTTGGCGCAAGATCCTGACCTTTTGTTGCTGGACGAACCGACCAACCATTTGGACATTCCGGCTATCCAGTGGCTCGAAGGAATCGTGACGCGCTTGAATTGCGCCTTGCTTTTTGTAAGTCACGACCGCACCTTTGTGCGCCGTGTGGCTACCCGCATTTTTGACTTGGACCGCGGCCGCGTTCGCAGTTGGGATTTTCCTTACGACAAGTTTGTACAGTTCAGGGACCAGGCCTTGGCCGAAGAAGACAAGGCGAATGCCTTGTTCGACAAGCGCCTTGCCGAAGAAGAAGTCTGGATTCGCAAGGGAATCCAGGCGCGGCGGACCCGTAACGAGGGCCGCGTGCGCGCGCTGATCAAGATGCGCGAAGAACGTGCAGCGCGCCGCACCCGAACGGGCAATGTGAATATGCAGATCACCGAGGCGGACCGTTCGGGGCGCCTGGTGGCGCGCCTTACCGATGTGAGTTACTCTTACGACGGCGCGCCCCTCATCAGTGGACTTTCGACCGAGGTTTCTCGCGGAGACCGCATTGGAATCGTGGGCCCGAATGGCTCGGGCAAGACGACGCTTTTGCGCCTGATTCTCGGCGAACTCACGCCCGATACCGGTGACATTCGCCTGGGCACGAACCTGCAAGTAGCTTACTTTGACCAGATGCGTACACGCCTTCGCGAAGACAAGTCGCTTGTGGAAAACATTGCCGATGGTCAACAGTATGTGATGCTGAACGGTGTCAAACGCCATGTGTTAAGTTATCTGCAAGACTTCCTTTTCTCGGCTGATCGCGCCCGTGGCCCGATCAGCGCCTTGAGTGGCGGCGAACGCAACCGCCTGTTGCTCGCGTGCCTGTTCAGTCACCCGAGCAATGTGCTCGTGCTCGACGAACCTACCAACGACTTGGACATGGAAACGCTTGACTTGCTCGCAGAACTCCTGGCAGACTACAAGGGAACCGTGCTTACCGTAAGCCATGACCGCGCCTTCCTGGATTCTGTTGCGACAAGCATCTTGGCAATCGAAGATGGCGGAAGCGTGTTTGAATCGGTGGGCGGTTACAGCGATTACGAAGCCAAGAAGAAGGTCCGCGACAAGGAAGCCGCCAACGCCGCCCGCATTGCTGCCGAAAAAGAAGCCGAAAAGCAGGCGAGGGCCGCTCAGAGTTCCGGCGCGGAACCGTCCCTGAGTGCCGGGGCATCGGCTGTGAAAAAGAAAAAGCGTAGCTACAACGAGGAGCGCGAATACGCAGCCCTCCCCGAAAAAATCGAAAAGCTGGAAAGCGAAATCGCTGAACGCCAGACGGAACTTTCCAAGCCCGAAGTGTTCACCAATGCTGCCCGAATCGTGGAGTTGCAGAAGGAAATCGCTGATCGCGAAGCGGAACTTGAAAAGGCTTACGAACGCTACGAAGAACTTGACGCACTGGGATAGCGGCAAAAAGGCCGGAGCAGGGCGGACTAGCGGTTCTAGTCTGTTTCAAAAAGTTTACATTTATGGACAAAAAAGCCTTAAAATCACACTATTCCAAGTTGCATTATTAACTAATAGAATATAGATTTGGAATGATGGATTAAATTGGGAAATCATGAAGAGGTCGAATATGGTGAAAAAGATGATTTCGTGGATGGGCGCCTTGTGCGCTCTGGCAGGTTCTGCCTACGCTGCTACCGCAACGGTGTGGAGTGCAGCAGATGGAAACGGTGTTGTACCTCCGGTGAACGGATGGTATTCTTACCCTGATGCAAAAGCTACCGCAGCTGAAGCGGCAGGCGCAAAAGCTACACTTACAACGGCGACGGACAAAAGCAAGGTGCTTACTTTGTCTGTGAGCAAGACCAATGAAAGCAGCGCTGCCGGCATGGGTTTTGCCTGGGCCAAAAGTAACGGGGTGATTTCGCTCGAAGATTATGCGGGCGTGTGCCTGACTTATTCTGCGGAAGCCCCCTTCCGAATGGAATTTAAGCAGTCGACCATTAAGGACTATGACTTTTATGGAGCGATGATTCCGGCGACAACAAAGTTGACGACCGTGTTTGTTGCGTTCGCTGATTTGGAACAGGAAGGTTGGGGTGCTAAAAAGGCCTTGGACCTTACCAAGCAACAGGCTCTCCAGTTTGGTTACAAGCAGGCATTTGTGGCTGACTACGGAACCACGAATACGATTACGGTTTCTGCCGTATGGCTGGGCTCCACTTGCGAAATGCATGCTCCGGAACTCGGTACGGGCTATGCAAGCGGTGATGACGTGACTTTGAACGAAGGCGACACCTTGAAACTTGACCTCACCAAGGTGTTTGTCGATGCCGACGAAGACGAACTCACTTATGCTGTAGAAGTTGAAAACGCAAAGCTCGTCTTGCTCGCCGATACGCTTTATAAGAAGACCAAGAAACTCAATTTGATTACGGCGTCGAATCCGGAAGGCTCTACGGCTGTGACCATTACTGCAACCGATCCTACTAAGAAGTCGGTGGCTTATGAGTTTACGGTTACGACGGTTGACCGCGAAAATCCGCCGGTTGCCGTGAATGACGCCTATACCGTTAAGGAAGAAGTCAAGCTGACCAAGTCTACAATCTTGACGGGCGTGCTTGCAAACGACTATGACCCTGATGGTGGTAAGAACTTCCAGGCTGAACTTGTTGAAAGTACGAAGCACGGTTCCTTGGAATTTGATTCGACGGGTGCTTTCACCTACGTTCCGGATAAGGACTTCTTCGGTGCCGATACCTTTAGCTATCAATTGATCGAAACCAAGACCGACGATCCGGCAACGAGCAATGTGGCGATCGTCGTGATTACGGTGACCAACGTGGACGACCCGCTTATTGTGGGAATCGCTCCGGGTGTTACAATTTCCCTTGGCGAAGATACCTACAAGCTGGGCGATACGCTCGTGCTGGCTGAAGATTTTGACCCGGTTTCTGTCACGATTCCGCTTGACAGCTTGATCTTTGTCGACCCGGATGTGGAAGGCTTCTTGACGCCGCTCGTTAAGTCTAGCGGAATTGTCACGGCCAAGTATGGAACCTTTGGCGATGATCATGTGATTGACCTGGAACCTGTTGTTAATGCAAATGGTGTGGCCAAAGTGACGATGTATGCCGTAGACGGCAAGGAAACCGCAAGCGTATTCTTCTACGTGAAGGTAACTCCGGTGGCCGATCCGCCGATTGCCAATGCTGATGCCTACAAGGTCTTGCAGGATACCGTGAACGCCATTGACGCAAAGAAGGGCGTGCTTGCAAACGACAAGAACCCCGACAATGCAAAGTCTACGCTTAAGGCGATTTTGATTGAAGATGGCACGTATGGTAAGGTGACGCTTGCTGAAGATGGTTCGTTCACCTACGCTGCACCTGACGAAGAAGGCGAAGATGAGTTCGTCTATCGGGTCGTGAATGCCGAAGGCGATACCTCTGAACCTGCTTTGGTGAAGCTTACCATTGTGTATAGGAACAGGGCTCCGGTTGTTAAGGAAGGCGTTGCCGATACGGTGGGCGCTCGCCTTGCCGACCTTGTCGAAGATTTCAAGATGGTGAACTACAGCAAGGTTGAAATGCAGAGCTGGTTCACCGACGATAGCGCCGTTACCAAGTTGACGTTCTCTGCCAGAACCGATGACAGCCTCACCAACCCGGTGATCGCTGCTAATGGATATCTGCAGATCAAGCCGGTGAAGGATGCTTGCGGCGAAGCCAAGGTGTACTTGATTGCCAAGGATGCTGAAGGTGCTGCAACCGAACTTGAAATCCCGGCAGTCATTGCTTGCACGAACGACAAGCCTGAACCGAAAAAGGCTATCGATACCGTGTATGTGGGTGCCAAGACGACGCTGCTTGATACCATTGACCTGAGCGCTCTGTTCACGGATCCGGATGGCGATACGCTGACCTATACTGCAGTGTCGAACAAGACTATGACCAACAAGGTGGAATGGGATATTCAGGGTAATTTGATGATTCTGATGACCAAGAAGGACGTTACCCTTGAATCGGGCTCCGCTGTTCCGTTCACCGTCGTTGCTCATGATGCATCGGATTCCAACTCCACTATTCTTCGCGTGATGTTGAGTGCTGATCCGAAGACCTCTATCAGGCCGACGATTGCTGCCGCCCCGAAGGCCAACTGGCAGAGCGCAATCCTCGCAAACCGCGGCGCCGTGGCGCTGTTCGATATGCAGGGCCGCGTGATGTGGAAGGCCAAGCTTCCGGTCTCTGAAGCTCAGGTCCGCGCCGCTGCCGCTCAGGTGCAGGGCCGCAAGATCCTGCAAGTGAACAAGCAGACATGGACGATTAAATAGTAGACAGTAGTCAGTAGGAAGTATACAGTAAAGGCTCCGCGATGCGGAGCCTCTTTTATATCATTTTTTTTCGGAGGAAACCTCAGAGCGACACCTGTAAGGTGGAGTGTCCTCACACCTCAAAGGATGCCGCAGGCATCCGACCTCGCACCTACTTTACGAGTGCTTCAGTATCCAGCGCAATCAGCAGTTCTTCGTTGGTGGCGACGACCATGGCGGTCGGCGTGCCGTCCTTGCTGATGATGTGGCCAGATTCCTTGCCGTTCTTTTCGTTGCGGGCTTCGTCAATCTGGTAGCCGAGAATCTTGAGGTTGTCCATCGCCATCTTGCGGACGAGCTTGCTGTTCTCGCCGATACCACCGGTGAACACGAGAGCGTCGATGCGCGGGAGAGCCATGGCGATGCCGCCGATTTCACGGGTGAGCCTGTAGGCGAATGTTTCGAGAGCAATCTGGGCTCCCACGTGGCCTTCGCTTGCGGCCTGCGTCAAGGTGCGCATGTCGTTAGAAAGACCGGAGAGGCCGAGCAAACCGGATTCCTTGTTTACAAGCTTGTCGAGGCGGTCGATATCGTAGCCGTACTTCTTGCTGATGAAGAAGAGGATGGCCGGGTCGATGGAACCAGAGCGGGTACCCATGATCAGGCCTTCGAGCGGAGTGAAACCCATGGTGGTGTCGGCGCACTTGCCGTTCAAAATGGCGGAGCAGCAGGAGCCGTTGCCGAGGTGAGCGGTAATGAGGCAGGTTTCTTCGGGCTTCTTGCCAAGGATACGGCAGGCTTCGGCAGTCACAAAACGGTGGCTGGTGCCGTGGGCGCCGTAACGGCGGATGCCATCTTCTTCATAGAACTTGTAGGGGATGCCGTAGAGGTAGGCCTTGCGCGGCATGGTCTGGTGGAAGGCGGTGTCGAACACGGCGACCTGCGGGAGCGTCGGGAAGAACTTGGTGGCGCATTCCATACCGGTGGCGTGAGCCGGTTCATGCAGCGGGGCAAACAGAGTGATGCTACGAATGTAGTCGATGACTTCCTGCGTGACGCGTTCGCTCTTGATGTACTTACCGCCATGCACCACGCGGTGGCCGATAGCTTCGATGGTGTCGATGAGCTTCTGTTCGGCGAGGAACTTCTGGACTTCGGCGACGGCTTCGGCATGAGTGGGGCAATCGAAGTTGAAATCGATGTTGCCGTTCGGGCCCTTAGCCTTCACGTGGCCATTAACGCCGATATTTTCGACGAGGCCGCTAGAGATTGATTCTTTGGTCTGGGTGTCGATAACGGCGAACTTGACCGAGGAGCTGCCGCAATTAAGAACGAGTACGCGCATATTAAAAACCTTGGTAATTGATTATGGGAGAAAAAATAGCATTTTAGGGGGCCGCTGGCTTTGGGGGCGGGAAAAATGGCCGTTTTGGGCCGACTTTGAAAAATTGCCTAAAATAGGTTGCCTATTTTAGGCAATTTTTGTATATTAGTATAGAGAGGTCTTTATGCAAGAAAATCCGTTCATTGTCAAAGGGTATAAATCGCCGGCCTATTTCTGC contains:
- a CDS encoding spermine synthase — encoded protein: MNILVYFLFALSGFAGLIYEGSWARYLKLFLGHSSYGQVLTLCIYMGGLAIGSFVAGKMVVHTKRPLLGYGIVELAIGIGGVAYHPLYNWLTGIFYDSEYTASLTSRGAEIAKVILATGSTLPIAIAVGMTFPFIAAGLMRKSGAEVSLPMLYFTNSLGSAIGILATSYLLIPEIGNHATLCVAASINFLLAAVFSFIGVTTSPVAPKDEDAPEVHDEDYVAEHKLAMPPKNTWFWIAAITGLTSFVYEIVWIRLLSLLLGSSSHSFDQMLSAFILGLALGSAVSGKLLKKDSLIVLSMAQIFMAFFALCTLYFHQPFWGMMNEANQIFNPTSDGYVCWSLFKYALSMLWMIPTSFFAGMTLPLITLILTRAFKSEAPIGKVYGWNTLGSIIGSAGGGLVLLPLLQLKGALVTAALLDFAIGFLLLVIYRKRFRYSVMFYIMVCVMIMPALFIKFDPSLITSGVFRSYKNMHPNEKIQVIDGKTATISFHESPVHYYVKTNGKADASMSKNREAPISSDELTQAATAFMPMAVKTEPYDAAMVGFGSGMGAHYLLADPLLKDFDCVEIEQAMMDLAKGFYPWNYRGYDDPRIHIFIDDATTFFHTNRRKYDMIISVPSNPWVSGVAGLFAHEFYAKMRRYMRPGALWVQWIQTYEFNDLMFLNILKALDTVFPYVSLYKSTDEPDIIMIASDEPVIQKGIGRFSTDTALVAEFNRIHRDPEFFGERNFLFTNKMVKSLLEGVKPNSLFIPMVDNKAEEARFVHSEAHIVNVFDSCEVCWQQYLDPEDYALRRPARVKAMLAEPKDEFKKTAVLSYMQELETAAAKDSFSRVLVKVDTIVQGDSVILDSIVSENPRLIELETTVGYQKFRENFVEWIRKIPMEARDSDEVYLKALDLVAKNAFPRSFADEFNILEAAREGVYKQAALLIADFFDRYEINEMGDIFLRDCIVISLLAGEPELADVIYKNAIQKNEDFFAVEKRLIEREIQRARGIKQKK
- a CDS encoding fibro-slime domain-containing protein, producing MKKCIALATLVLATATFAMNFTGNVYLEASPRKAESIYLSVGCTAKNDSGVVRSIGTKDIEVTAKDQFNWFKVPVKTLLQGDTIAPFCFYRSLPDSVRTKVYDEDSVLTGYVYVKSYKSTKTFTANDFKNQDDLYINFSSSLLYYEDVTPPKIFYKSNWGQDYVIVGGSAVKIQKKRVDGWSIVQDELKTRIVRRNIKIDSVQKMQYKVTTHCLDDGDGNCVFDEETGSSVMVRDTVDSSKVWVHIYDTLAVDTLYNLFNDKIAFTDVNSTCTGHFTYLEYFNVNTAFSNDFYCANTTLYGIDVSTIKDSVYIFEDPKKEHSTLIRFKTPEPIYKLHVLPPQVADWFGEIPALGNGDSEAKTAMKVNEDHCGWYSTLFFEEALPTKATFSGKENASMQFAANTNIDSLYKKLNTTELYYVANDPTKTYWYAKYPGLDGICEVHLRGIVYDTDASLHPAFSCYSPGGEGCQMGAQEVSRTAAVEAINACIGVTPGIVEPLLGPDNKPVLSKTGEKCFINSDLFDQLFNSTEEVNETSCSTIPFTLNSYGKWEFSSDYYISPGTNVMGGFYSAEGKVDDDIVVGTPLAKARTKREAEGPVFIGPKLRELDSTENVMKMNVLCKGIGWNKGIDCSGLFADGEDIVDPAAAYFGITSSSSYFCVWGWSCPDQAPDGWAFFKDGTETYSAPGSGSPRWTSQTNGRNQHFCFESHAKFTYKKGQRFGVRGDDDIWIFIGGRLAIDLGGSHMAAPGYADLSRLTDKNGDALVVGKTYDIDIFFCDRRTTMSNMNFFSNIYLDQSESIDQMKPCNVDVEHIFDDDSLTPGRTVIQPDIALPAQMRVAVEGRVASVSGVKPGSEVTLMDMQGRVIGRYHASSANVKIEIRNAGRYILKTASGLQAVSVR
- a CDS encoding outer membrane beta-barrel protein: MDLKRLSVAVAMALAFSVPAMAQDDDDEGWATAPSAQSTSGEEGSYDGSTDSEFANDEEYASAYARYKAETTKKSEINRMRNEGFQRAVLLGIRAQGGINTFFGKNSDGWKMGFQGGGGLLLKMNFMIKNLSLVPELTFNYRHYSYEQDMDAYTNEASIDIMMFEIPIIFRYTFEDYDFYVGLGINMGLKLNGSSEFKTSGGTRENTVATSGMEVGGALDIGYMLTRWVSVDVRVVQCFTSLLNKTLVAEEIFYDSSLNTFYTTLGINFMF